The Streptomyces europaeiscabiei genome window below encodes:
- a CDS encoding 6-phosphofructokinase, translating into MRVGVLTGGGDCPGLNAVIRGVVRKGVQEYGYDFVGFRDGWRGPLENDTVRLDIPAVRGILPRGGTILGSSRTNPLKQDNGIRRIKDNLAKQEVEALIAIGGEDTLGVAARLSDEYGVPCVGVPKTIDNDLSATDYTFGFDTAVGIATEAIDRLHTTAESHMRVLVVEVMGRHAGWIAIHSGLAGGANVILIPEQRFDVDKVCAWVTSRFKASYAPIVVVAEGAMPKDGQMVLKDGSLDSFGHVRLSGVGEWLSKEIERRTGKEARTTVLGHVQRGGTPSAFDRWLATRFGLHAIDAVHDRDFGKMVALRGTDIVRVPIADATARLKTVDPKLYEEVGVFFG; encoded by the coding sequence ATGCGCGTCGGAGTACTCACCGGAGGCGGCGACTGCCCCGGGCTCAACGCCGTCATCCGGGGCGTCGTCCGCAAGGGCGTGCAGGAGTACGGCTACGACTTCGTGGGCTTCCGGGACGGCTGGCGGGGTCCGCTCGAGAACGACACCGTCCGCCTCGACATCCCCGCCGTCCGCGGCATCCTGCCCCGCGGCGGCACCATCCTCGGCTCCTCGCGCACCAACCCGCTCAAGCAGGACAACGGCATCCGCCGCATCAAGGACAACCTCGCGAAGCAGGAGGTCGAGGCACTCATCGCCATCGGCGGCGAGGACACGCTCGGTGTGGCCGCGCGTCTGTCGGACGAGTACGGGGTGCCGTGCGTGGGCGTCCCGAAGACGATCGACAACGACCTCTCCGCCACCGACTACACCTTCGGTTTCGACACCGCCGTGGGCATCGCCACGGAAGCGATCGACCGCCTGCACACCACCGCCGAGTCCCACATGCGGGTCCTCGTCGTCGAGGTGATGGGCCGGCACGCCGGCTGGATCGCCATCCACTCCGGCCTGGCCGGCGGCGCCAACGTCATCCTCATCCCCGAACAGCGCTTCGACGTCGACAAGGTGTGCGCCTGGGTGACGTCCCGCTTCAAGGCCTCGTACGCGCCGATCGTGGTCGTCGCGGAGGGGGCCATGCCGAAGGACGGCCAGATGGTCCTCAAGGACGGCTCACTCGACTCCTTCGGGCACGTCCGCCTCTCCGGCGTCGGCGAATGGCTGTCCAAGGAGATCGAGAGGCGCACGGGCAAAGAGGCCCGTACGACCGTCCTCGGCCACGTCCAGCGCGGCGGCACCCCCTCCGCCTTCGACCGCTGGCTCGCCACGCGGTTCGGCCTCCACGCCATCGACGCCGTCCATGACCGGGACTTCGGCAAGATGGTCGCCCTCCGTGGGACGGACATCGTCCGCGTCCCGATCGCCGACGCGACGGCAAGGTTGAAGACGGTCGACCCGAAGCTCTACGAGGAGGTCGGCGTCTTCTTCGGCTGA
- a CDS encoding response regulator, producing the protein MVVDDHPMWRDAVARDLAEAGFDVVATAGDGEQAVRRAHAAAPDVLVLDLNLPAKPGVQVCKELVGANPALRVLVLSASGEHADVLEAVKSGATGYLLKSASTEELTDAVRRTAVGDPVFTPGLAGLVLGEYRRLASEPAPAPGADEPKAPQLTDRETEVLRLVAKGLSYKQIAERLVISHRTVQNHVQNTLGKLQLHNRVELVRYAIERGLDDE; encoded by the coding sequence ATGGTGGTCGACGACCACCCCATGTGGCGCGACGCCGTCGCCCGTGATCTGGCCGAGGCCGGCTTCGACGTGGTCGCGACGGCGGGCGACGGCGAGCAGGCGGTACGGCGCGCCCACGCCGCAGCGCCGGACGTCCTCGTCCTGGACCTGAACCTGCCCGCGAAGCCGGGGGTGCAGGTCTGCAAGGAACTGGTGGGCGCGAACCCGGCGTTGCGGGTGCTGGTCCTGTCGGCGAGCGGGGAGCACGCGGACGTACTGGAGGCGGTGAAGTCCGGCGCCACGGGCTACCTGCTGAAGTCGGCCTCGACCGAGGAGCTGACCGACGCCGTACGCCGCACCGCGGTCGGCGACCCCGTCTTCACCCCCGGTCTCGCGGGCCTGGTCCTCGGCGAGTACCGCCGCCTCGCCTCCGAGCCCGCCCCCGCGCCGGGCGCCGACGAGCCCAAGGCGCCGCAGCTCACCGACCGCGAGACCGAGGTGCTCCGGCTCGTCGCGAAGGGGCTGAGCTACAAGCAGATCGCCGAACGCCTCGTCATCTCGCACCGCACGGTCCAGAACCACGTCCAGAACACCCTCGGCAAGCTCCAGCTCCACAACCGGGTGGAACTGGTCCGCTATGCCATAGAGCGCGGTCTCGACGACGAGTAA
- the macS gene encoding MacS family sensor histidine kinase: MPERERVMRMSVEQPLWRALTGYRILTMIYAIGLFVSAYDKFERPWLAVAYFAVLAGWTLVTLPKVAGAASCTKRFLTADVTIAIVGILLTRFADSTARVEAGGPTLPSIWTAGAVLAFAIKGGWRWAAFASTLVAVANLIHRGAPTRDTVHNVLLVWVASIAIGYVVEVARASERTLARALEIEAATRERERLARDIHDGVLQVLAMVQRRGNALGGEAAELGRMAGEQEVALRTLVSAGLVPVSRVSEDAAQGAVVRVVDERDAGDDDGDAADPVDLRALLAPYAGAMVTFSEPGGPVPLAPRAARELAAAVGAALDNVREHAGNGARAWILVEDWPDEIIVTVRDDGPGIPEGRLAQAEGEGRLGVAHSIRGRLRDIGGTAELISVPGQGTEVELKVPKAPEGPKGVRGKVEKR, translated from the coding sequence ATGCCTGAGCGTGAGCGGGTCATGCGCATGTCGGTCGAGCAGCCGCTGTGGCGAGCGCTCACCGGCTACCGGATCCTGACGATGATCTACGCGATCGGCCTCTTCGTCAGCGCGTACGACAAGTTCGAGCGCCCATGGCTGGCCGTCGCCTACTTCGCGGTGCTGGCCGGCTGGACGCTGGTGACCCTGCCGAAGGTGGCGGGCGCGGCCAGTTGCACCAAACGGTTCCTCACGGCCGACGTCACCATCGCGATCGTCGGCATCCTGCTCACCCGGTTCGCCGACTCGACCGCGCGGGTGGAGGCCGGAGGCCCGACGCTCCCCTCGATATGGACCGCCGGCGCGGTGCTGGCGTTCGCCATCAAGGGCGGCTGGCGCTGGGCCGCCTTCGCCTCCACGCTCGTCGCCGTCGCCAACCTGATCCACCGGGGCGCCCCCACTCGCGACACCGTCCACAACGTGCTGCTGGTCTGGGTCGCCTCCATCGCCATCGGATACGTCGTCGAGGTCGCCCGCGCCTCCGAGCGCACCCTCGCCCGCGCCCTGGAGATCGAGGCCGCCACCCGCGAACGGGAACGCCTCGCCCGGGACATCCACGACGGAGTGCTCCAGGTGCTCGCCATGGTCCAGCGGCGCGGAAACGCCCTCGGCGGCGAGGCCGCCGAACTGGGCCGGATGGCCGGTGAGCAGGAGGTCGCCCTGCGCACCCTGGTCTCCGCCGGACTGGTCCCCGTCTCCCGCGTCTCGGAGGACGCGGCCCAGGGAGCGGTCGTACGGGTGGTGGACGAACGGGACGCGGGAGACGACGACGGCGACGCCGCGGACCCGGTGGATCTGCGCGCCCTCCTCGCCCCGTACGCCGGCGCGATGGTCACCTTCTCCGAGCCCGGCGGCCCGGTGCCGCTCGCCCCGCGGGCCGCGCGGGAGCTGGCGGCGGCCGTCGGCGCCGCCCTGGACAATGTGCGCGAACACGCCGGGAACGGGGCGCGGGCCTGGATCCTGGTCGAGGACTGGCCGGACGAGATCATCGTGACCGTACGGGACGACGGCCCCGGCATCCCCGAGGGGCGGCTCGCCCAGGCCGAGGGCGAGGGACGGCTCGGGGTGGCCCACTCCATCCGGGGACGGCTGCGCGACATCGGCGGCACGGCCGAACTGATCTCGGTGCCCGGACAGGGCACGGAAGTCGAACTGAAGGTGCCCAAGGCCCCGGAAGGGCCGAAGGGCGTACGGGGGAAGGTGGAGAAGCGGTGA
- a CDS encoding lysophospholipid acyltransferase family protein — translation MKVAIGGPLKVTFRPWVEGLENIPPEGAAILASNHLSFSDSFFLPAVLDRKVTFIAKAEYFTTPGIKGKLTAAFFKGVGQLPVDRSGARGAGEAAIRSGIQVIESGELFGIYPEGTRSPDGRLYRGKPGGLARVALATGAPVIPVAMIDTEKIQPPGKVLPKVMRPGIRIGKPLDFSRYQGMEHDRFVLRALTDEVMYEIMKLSGQEYVDIYATAAKRQIADAAKAEREADKAARAALAKAEKEQTAKEQKAKE, via the coding sequence ATGAAGGTCGCTATCGGGGGACCGCTCAAGGTCACCTTCAGGCCCTGGGTGGAGGGCCTGGAGAACATTCCGCCCGAGGGCGCCGCGATCCTCGCGAGCAACCACCTCTCCTTCTCGGACTCGTTCTTCCTCCCCGCGGTCCTCGACCGCAAGGTCACGTTCATCGCGAAGGCCGAGTACTTCACCACCCCCGGGATCAAGGGCAAGCTGACGGCCGCCTTCTTCAAGGGCGTCGGCCAGCTCCCGGTGGACCGTTCCGGCGCGCGGGGCGCGGGTGAGGCCGCGATCAGGAGCGGCATACAGGTCATCGAGAGCGGTGAGCTGTTCGGCATCTATCCCGAGGGCACCCGCTCGCCCGACGGCCGGCTCTACCGCGGCAAGCCCGGTGGCCTGGCCCGCGTGGCCCTTGCCACCGGCGCGCCCGTCATCCCCGTCGCCATGATCGACACGGAGAAGATCCAGCCCCCGGGCAAGGTCCTGCCGAAGGTGATGCGCCCCGGCATCCGGATCGGCAAGCCTCTCGACTTCAGCCGCTACCAGGGCATGGAGCACGACCGCTTCGTCCTGCGGGCGCTGACCGACGAGGTCATGTACGAGATCATGAAGCTCTCCGGCCAGGAGTACGTCGACATCTACGCGACCGCCGCCAAGCGGCAGATCGCGGACGCGGCCAAGGCCGAGAGGGAGGCCGACAAGGCCGCCAGGGCTGCCCTCGCCAAGGCCGAGAAGGAGCAGACGGCCAAGGAGCAGAAGGCCAAGGAGTAG
- a CDS encoding alpha/beta hydrolase gives MPVLPGAEPYHHEGGEVGVLLCHGFTGSPQSLRPWAEHLAARGLTVALPLLPGHGTRWEDLCPTGWQDWYAEVDRELRALRERCAHVFVAGLSMGGALALRLAAKHGDEVAGVMVVNPANKVHGPAAHALPLLRHFVPTTKGITSDIAKEGVEEVGYSHVPLHAAHSLRNFLRLVDGELPQVTQPLLLLHSPRDHVVPPVDSERVLGRVSSTDVTEILLEQSHHVATLDHDADRIFEESHAFVTRLVADSDARRVTESGAAGVKESDAESVQQSDSGSAEQIGPGSLEQREGTATGG, from the coding sequence GTGCCGGTCCTTCCTGGAGCCGAGCCGTACCACCACGAGGGCGGGGAGGTCGGTGTCCTCCTCTGCCACGGATTCACCGGGTCCCCCCAGTCCCTGCGCCCCTGGGCGGAGCATCTCGCCGCGCGGGGGCTGACCGTCGCGCTGCCCCTGCTGCCGGGACACGGCACCCGCTGGGAGGACCTCTGCCCGACCGGCTGGCAGGACTGGTACGCGGAGGTGGACCGCGAGCTGCGGGCCCTGCGCGAGCGTTGTGCGCACGTCTTCGTGGCCGGGCTTTCCATGGGTGGCGCGCTGGCGCTGCGGCTGGCCGCGAAGCACGGGGACGAGGTCGCCGGCGTGATGGTCGTCAACCCGGCGAACAAGGTGCACGGCCCCGCCGCGCACGCCCTCCCGCTGCTCCGGCACTTCGTCCCCACCACCAAGGGGATCACCAGCGACATCGCGAAGGAGGGCGTCGAGGAGGTGGGGTACAGCCATGTACCGCTGCACGCGGCGCACTCGCTGCGCAACTTCCTGCGTCTCGTCGACGGCGAACTGCCCCAGGTGACCCAGCCGTTGCTGCTGCTGCACAGCCCGCGGGACCATGTGGTGCCGCCCGTCGACTCCGAGCGTGTCCTCGGCCGGGTGTCGTCGACCGACGTCACGGAGATCCTGCTGGAACAGAGCCACCATGTCGCGACGTTGGACCACGACGCGGACCGGATCTTCGAGGAGAGCCACGCCTTCGTCACCCGTCTCGTGGCGGACTCCGATGCGCGACGCGTGACGGAGTCCGGGGCGGCCGGTGTGAAGGAGTCCGACGCGGAATCCGTACAGCAGTCTGATTCGGGGTCCGCGGAGCAGATCGGTCCGGGATCCTTGGAGCAGAGGGAAGGGACGGCCACTGGTGGCTGA
- a CDS encoding RNA polymerase sigma factor, with protein MTVGPPGVGTRDGDREESDARVIERSRDEPELFAVLYDRYADTVHRYAARRLGPEAAEDLMAETFVTAFQRRHTYDLGRADARPWLFGIATNLVGRHRRAEARRFRALARLPAPVEHEEAVADRAVARAGATGVRRELAAALAGLSARHRDVVLLVAWAGLDYEEAARALDVPVGTIRSRLNRARGRLREALGGSDPTAFREADAHA; from the coding sequence ATGACCGTCGGACCACCGGGCGTCGGCACCCGCGACGGGGACCGCGAGGAGAGTGATGCCCGCGTGATCGAGCGGTCCCGGGACGAGCCCGAGCTGTTCGCCGTCCTCTACGACCGGTACGCCGACACCGTGCATCGTTACGCGGCACGGCGGCTGGGCCCCGAGGCGGCGGAGGATCTGATGGCGGAGACCTTCGTCACCGCCTTCCAGCGGCGGCACACGTACGACCTGGGGCGGGCCGACGCCCGCCCCTGGCTGTTCGGTATCGCCACCAACCTCGTGGGCCGGCACCGCCGGGCCGAGGCGCGCCGGTTCAGGGCGCTCGCCCGGCTGCCGGCGCCGGTGGAGCACGAGGAGGCGGTCGCGGACCGGGCGGTCGCCAGGGCCGGTGCCACGGGGGTGCGCCGGGAGCTGGCCGCCGCGCTGGCCGGGCTGTCCGCCCGGCACCGCGACGTGGTGCTGCTGGTGGCCTGGGCCGGCCTCGACTACGAGGAGGCGGCCCGCGCCCTCGACGTGCCCGTCGGCACGATCAGATCCCGGCTGAACCGGGCTCGCGGCAGATTGCGCGAAGCACTGGGCGGATCCGATCCGACCGCTTTCCGAGAGGCAGACGCCCATGCGTGA
- a CDS encoding CU044_5270 family protein produces MRDIDGPRDLRDLRDLRDLADFDAGAPPLDDEARRRGRARLLATITAPGADRATRRAIGPDRPVRRRPVLRIALAGMVAAAVTAGALVTVQHDDGRGKTAAPPVENVPHMRNVSARTVLNGAASYARKNDKVVSPRDDQFIYTKEIIKETDRKTGRTKTHVDEIWRSVDGSQRSWIMEIGKGWWSPPNEENQTSWPPKDWGTLRKLPTDPEQLILALQDVGFARDRKNTSLDRITDQEWSHIHFSLAGLLKLVPVMPEGLRPAAYEALGMVPGVKAVPGQKDAKGRVGVAIRYDDPTLPKGAAGYGSYFIFDPVTYAFLGFRDERSSGDGKNMKTYTQLSYLDSWAIVDKVKQYPSAAG; encoded by the coding sequence ATGCGTGACATCGACGGACCGAGGGACCTGCGGGACCTACGTGACCTGCGGGACCTCGCCGACTTCGACGCGGGGGCTCCCCCACTGGACGACGAGGCCCGGCGGCGGGGGCGCGCCCGCCTGCTCGCCACGATCACCGCACCCGGTGCGGACCGGGCGACTCGCAGGGCGATCGGGCCCGATCGCCCGGTCCGCCGTCGCCCGGTCCTGCGTATCGCCCTGGCCGGTATGGTCGCCGCCGCGGTCACGGCGGGTGCCCTGGTCACCGTGCAGCACGACGACGGCCGGGGGAAGACCGCTGCGCCGCCGGTGGAGAACGTGCCGCACATGCGGAACGTCAGCGCGCGGACCGTGCTCAACGGGGCGGCCTCGTACGCGCGGAAGAACGACAAGGTGGTCAGTCCCCGGGACGACCAGTTCATCTACACCAAGGAGATCATCAAGGAGACCGACCGGAAGACGGGGAGGACGAAGACCCACGTCGACGAGATCTGGCGCTCCGTGGACGGCTCCCAGCGGTCCTGGATCATGGAGATCGGCAAGGGGTGGTGGTCGCCACCGAACGAGGAGAACCAGACCAGCTGGCCACCGAAGGACTGGGGCACGCTGCGAAAGCTCCCGACCGACCCGGAACAGCTGATCCTCGCGCTCCAGGACGTGGGCTTCGCGCGCGACAGGAAGAACACCTCGCTGGACAGGATCACCGACCAGGAGTGGTCGCACATCCACTTCAGCCTCGCCGGGCTGCTCAAACTGGTCCCGGTGATGCCCGAGGGGCTGCGGCCGGCGGCGTACGAGGCGCTCGGGATGGTGCCGGGGGTCAAGGCGGTGCCCGGCCAGAAGGACGCCAAGGGACGGGTAGGCGTGGCCATCAGGTACGACGACCCGACCCTACCCAAGGGCGCCGCAGGGTACGGCAGTTACTTCATCTTCGACCCGGTGACCTACGCCTTCCTCGGCTTCCGTGACGAGCGTTCCTCGGGCGACGGCAAGAACATGAAGACGTACACCCAGCTCTCGTACCTGGACAGTTGGGCCATCGTCGACAAGGTCAAGCAGTATCCGTCGGCCGCGGGCTAG
- a CDS encoding endonuclease/exonuclease/phosphatase family protein — MTPLPNSRTNPDGSATIRVLSYNIRSMRDDTDALARVITACAPDLVLIQEAPRFFRWRKKLARLAAASHLVTLSGGATASGPALLCNLRATVEHTDDVLLPLTPGLHRRGFATAVVRFGRARLGVLSCHLSLQKDERYEQGGLLLDHLAGLGVTHAVAGGDLNERPDGRTFRRLAGELQDCWTTTPWGGEYSSTPTDPHQRIDAILATPGIEVLGCGVPLDHPGISEDDLRAATDHLPVLAALRVPAEL; from the coding sequence ATGACGCCGCTGCCCAACTCCCGCACGAACCCCGACGGTTCGGCGACCATCCGCGTCCTCAGCTACAACATCCGCTCCATGCGGGACGACACGGACGCCCTCGCCCGAGTGATCACCGCCTGCGCCCCCGACCTGGTCCTCATCCAGGAAGCCCCCCGCTTCTTCCGCTGGCGCAAGAAACTCGCCAGGCTCGCCGCGGCCTCCCACCTGGTCACCCTCTCCGGCGGTGCCACCGCCTCCGGCCCCGCGCTGCTGTGCAACCTCCGCGCCACGGTCGAGCACACCGACGACGTGCTCCTGCCCCTCACCCCCGGCCTGCACCGACGCGGCTTCGCCACGGCAGTGGTCCGCTTCGGCCGCGCCCGTCTCGGCGTCCTGTCCTGCCACCTCTCCCTGCAGAAGGACGAGCGGTACGAGCAGGGCGGCCTGCTCCTCGACCACCTGGCCGGCCTGGGCGTGACACACGCGGTCGCGGGCGGCGACCTCAACGAGCGCCCGGACGGCCGCACGTTCCGTCGCCTCGCCGGCGAACTCCAGGACTGCTGGACCACCACGCCCTGGGGCGGCGAGTACAGCTCCACGCCCACCGACCCCCACCAGCGCATCGACGCGATCCTGGCCACCCCCGGCATCGAGGTCCTCGGCTGCGGCGTCCCCCTCGACCACCCCGGCATCTCCGAGGACGACCTGAGGGCGGCCACGGACCATCTTCCGGTCCTGGCCGCCCTCAGAGTGCCCGCCGAGCTCTAG